The genomic stretch ACGCCGATGTCGCGCGGGGCCGGGGCCGCGCCCGCGTCGTCGGCACCGCGCGCGAGGCGGTCGAGGGCGCCGACATCCTCGTCACCGACACCTGGATCTCGATGGGCCAGTCGCATGCCGAGACCAAGCTGAACGCGATGCTGCCCTTCCAGATCGACACGGCGCTGATGGCGCAGGCCAAGCCCGACGCAAAATTCCTCCACTGCCTCCCCGCGCACCGCGGCGAGGAAGTGACGCCCGAAGTAATCGACGGCCCGCAATCGCTGATCTGGCCCGAAGCCGAAAACCGCCTCCACGCCCAGAAATCGGTGCTCCGCTGGTGCTTCGGCCAGATTTGAGCGGCGTTTCCGGGAGCTAACTGCCTGCGCAGGGGAGCACCAACTTCGTCTCCCCGGCCTTGAGCCGGGGCCCAGCTATCCTGCGCACGCGAACGCGCGAAGGCGCGAAGAAGAAAGGGGTTCGCGCAGAGGCGCAGAGGCGCAGAGATCGGGCTTTGCCGCGCGTACGTCCCAATCGCTCAGGCGTGGGCGTTTGAGCGATGGCTGCCGCCGCGAGATGCCCCGCCCCCTCTGCGCGAACCTCTCTCTTCTGCCTCCTCCGCGCCCTCGCGCCTTCGCGTGAAACATTTTCACGATAAACTAAAAAATAATCCACAAGAATTTGAAATAGCAGCAACTAATCCAAGCCCTACCCTCCGCCCAAACCCCTCCATACCCTAAACTTCCTAAACTTTGGGTCCCGCCACACCCCCGCCGGGCAGGCGTTGTTTCCCCGCCAAGGGCTCCCTATCTAGGCACCCGAACCCGAAATCTCCGTTCGACCCGAACCTGCCGAAGGGCGCCCTTCCGCGAGCAGACCGCCTGCCGCGCGGCGCTCCTCCGGCAAGGCGGGACGAACGGTTGGAGAAAGCAGCGTGACGAACATCGCCCCCACCACCGATCCGGCCACCACCGATCTGGACCGCGTGATCGGCTTCACCATCCCCGGCCGCCACGCCCGTGGCCGCGTCGCGCGGTTGGGGCCGGTGCTGCACGCGATCCTGTCGGCGCACGCCTATCCGCCGGTGATCGAGCGCCTGCTCGCCGAATCGCTGACGCTCACCGCGCTGCTCGGCACGACGCTCAAGAACGCCGAGGGCCAGATGACGCTCCAGGCGCAGACCGAGAAGGGCATCGTCAGCCTGATGGTGTGCGATTACAAGGATGGCGAGCTTCGCGGCTATGTGAAGTTCGACGCCGAGCGGCTGGCGCGGCTGGGCAAGAACCCGTCGCTCCACGCGCTGTTCAACAAGGGCTATCTGGCGATCACCTTCGACCAGGTGACGACCAAGGAGCGCTATCAGGGCATCGTGCCGCTGGACGGCGAGACGATCGCCCAGGCGGCGGAGAGCTATTTCCTCCAGTCGGAACAGATCCCCAGCGTCGTGCGCCTCGGCGTGCGCCGCGATGCGCAGGGCATGCTGATCGCCGGGGGTATCTTCCTCCAGCATCTGCCCGAAGGCGAAGTGGGGCGCGAACGGCTGCACGTCCGGCTCGACCATCCCGAATGGCAGCATGTCGAGGCGATGGGCGCGACGATGGGCGCCGACGAACTGGCCGATCCGGCGCTGCCGCTGGAGACCTTGGTGTGGCGGCTGTTCAACGAGGAGCCCGAAGTGCGGCTGCTCGGCGGGACGTCGCTGGCCCGCGGCTGCCGCTGCGATGCGACCTATATCCAGCAGGTGCTGACCAAGTTTCCGGAGACCGAGCGTGCCGAGATGGCGGATGAAAATGGCGTGATCTCGGTCGATTGCGCGTTTTGCTCGACCAAATTTCCGATCGCGCTGGCGGACTTTGTTCCGGATGCGTTGTAAATTGCCGTAGTCCCGCCATATCGATGCGGAAAGGCGGGGTGCGCCTTCATGTCGTTGCGCGGAAGTGCAGGAGTTGTTGATGGGGTTAGGGCGTTTGCTTCGCCCGGCGGTTGCCGGGGCGCTGCTGGTGGTGAGTGCAGCGGGTGCGGCGCGCCCGGCCCCGGTCGCGCAACAGGCGGTGCCCGCCGCGATGTCGAAGATCGCGTTGGGCCAATGGGAGCTGAAGGCGCGCGACGCGGGCTCGCGCACCCTGTGCCTCACGCACCGCGCGACGCTGATCCAGCTCGTCCATGGCACCGCCCAGTGCAGCCAGGTCGTGATGGAAAGCTCGCCCAACTCGGCGACGGTGCGCTACAGCTGCCCCGGACGGGGGCAGGGGCGCACGACGATCATCGTCGAGACCCCGCAGCTGATCAACATCGATACGCAAGGGGTGATCGACGGCGAGCCCTTCACGGCGCAGTTCGAAGGGCGTCGGGTCGGCGCCTGCCGGTAACCGCGGGTTCGCGGCGGAGGAAGCGGGCGCGGGGCGTTTCCCTGCGCGCGAAATCGCTCTAGCGAGGCTGGATGACACAAAGCATTGCCATTGCGCTGGTTTCCGGCGGGCTCGATTCGATGGTCTCCGCGGCGCGGGCGCGCGAGGATGGCCACCGGCTGCTCGCGCTGTCGATCGACTATAACCAGCGGCACCAGGTCGAACTGGCCGCGGCACGGCGCATCGCGACGATGCTCGGGGCGGAGCGTCATGTCGTGCTGCCGCTCGATCTGCGCGCGTTCGGCGGATCGGCGCTGACCGCCGACATCGACGTGCCGAAAGAGGGGGTGGGGACGGACATTCCGGTCACCTATGTCCCCGCGCGCAATACGATTTTCCTCAGCCTCGCGCTCGGCTGGGCCGAGGCGGTGGGCGCGCGCGACCTGTATATCGGGGTCAACGCGCTCGATTATTCGGGCTACCCCGATTGCCGCCCCGAATTCATCGCCGAATTCGAGAAGCTGGCCGAAGTCGCGACCAAGGCGGGGGTAGAGGGCCATCCGTTCCGCATCCAGGCGCCGCTCCAGCACATGACCAAGGCGGACATCGTCCGTGAGACGGTGCGGCTCGGGCTCGACGCCGGGATGAGCTGGTCATGCTACGATCCGGCTCCGGGCAGCCTCCATTGCGGGCGCTGCGACAGCTGCCGGCTGCGCGCCAAGGGGTTCGAGGAAGCGGGCGTGCCCGATCCGACCCGTTACGCCGCCGCCTGACCGCCGCGCGATGGGCTATGCGGTCAAGGAAATGTTCCTGACGCTCCAGGGCGAGGGCGTGAATGCCGGCGCGCGCGCGGTGTTCGTGCGCTTCGCCGGGTGCAATCTCTGGTCGGGGCGCGAAGTCGACCGCGCGAGCGCGGTCTGCCGCTTCTGCGACACCGATTTCGTCGGGGTGGACGGGCTGGGCGGCGGGCGCTTCGCCGATGCCGATGCGCTGGCGGCGGCGGCGGAGGCGCATTGGGGCGGCGGTGCCGAGGCGCGCTTCGTGGTGCTGACCGGGGGCGAGCCGATGCTCCAGGTCGACGATGCGCTGGTCGATGCGCTCCACGCCCGCGGGTTCCGCATCGCGATCGAAAGCAACGGGACGCTGCCGGTGCATCCCGGCATCGACTGGGTCTGCATCAGCCCCAAGGCGGGCAGCGTCGTGGTCCAGCAGCGCGGCGACGAGCTCAAGCTGGTCTGGCCGCAGCCAGGGAGCGACATCGACGCGATCGAGCGCTGGGACTTCGCCCATTTCCTGGTCCAGCCATTGGACAGCGCCGAAGCTGATGCCAATCGCGACGCGGCGATCGCGCTGGCGATGGCGCGACCGAAATGGCGGCTGACGGTCCAGGCGCACAAGCTGCTCGGGCTGCGCTGACCGCAGCCCGAGGCGGGGTCAGCTCCGGCTGGCGACCTGGAGCGGGCCGCATTTTTTCGCCTGGTAGCGGCCCTTCTTCCAGCATTTGTCGTTGCCGAACGGCGGCAGCGGCTGGAACGGCACCGAATAGCTGGCGCGATTGCGGAACTGTTCGCCCCACGGCGCCAGGCTGGCGCGCAGCTCGCGCATCCGGTCGTGCGCAAGCTCGCTCAGCGCGCCCCGCTTCACGAACAGCGCATCGTGCCCGATTGACGCCGCGGTCTGGCAGAAGGAGAGCTGGCCCTGCACCGTCGAGAAGCCCGAATAGATGCGCGTCCCGAACTTGTCGAGTTCGGTCATCCCCTTCTTCTTGTCCTTCAGCGTGCGCGAGAAATACTTCTCCAGCGTAGCATACGCGGTACGCAGCTCGGTCTCATGGTCCTTGAGCATCGCATTATAGTTGGGCAGTGTCAGCAGCGTCGGCTCGAACTGGCACTGGAGCGCGGCGACGTTGAGCGCCGCACGCAGGTTCCATACCAGCGCGGCGCGCACCTCATCCCCATTAGCACCCGGGAGTGCCGGGCCGGTCATCCCCGGCTCGGTGCCGGTGACGCGCTCGCCCGCAAGATTGGCGGATTTGAGGAAGAACTGCGCCGATGCGGGTGCAGAGACGAATATGCCGGCCGTTATGGCCAGCCCGAAAAGGATACGCGGAACGAGCATCTTGCCCTCATTTGCCTGGTCGAGCGTGGTTACGGGCTTTCGAGTCGCGGCCCAAGTCCTTTTTGCGTCGTTTCGCTTGCGACTCATCGCATCGCTGGGTTCCCCGTGCAGTTCGGGCCGCGATTCACCACGCCCGCGCACGAAAAAGGCCGCCCGGTTGCCCGGGCGGCCCTGATCTTGAAACACGCCGAAGCGCGTCGATTACATCGCGTTTGCGGTGTTCTCGACGACGACGTTGTCTTCCGTGACGTTCTCGATCGGCGCAGCTGCGTCGATGTTGGTGACCATCGTGTCGGTGGTCATCACGTTCTCGACCGGAACTTCGGTGGTGTTCGTGATGTTGGTCGACTCGTTGCTGGTGCACGCCGAGGCCAGAAGGGCCGCGCCGGCGATCATCGAACCCGCAACGATCTTGGAAATGACTGCACGCATGTAAAAGCTCCCTAGATAGTGGATTTGGTCGGCATACGCGCCGTTAATACCCAAACCGTGATAGGCATTAGACGGTTCGGGGCACACCCTCAAGACTCGATTTGCCCGCTACACAGCCAGATCGTCCAAAAACGGCGAAAATGTGGCTGCAAGCGCCGAATCGAATGCATGCGGCGTGAGCGGGATGCCCAGGCGCGCGGCGCTGGTGACGGGGAATTCGGCGATTCCACACGGGACGATCCCCCCAAAGTGGCTGAGATCGGGCGAAAGGTTGATCGCGAAGCCATGCAACGTGACCCATTGGCGGATTCGCACCCCGATCGCCCCGATCTTCGCCTCGCGCCCGCCGTCCAGCGTCCAGATGCCGATCCGCCCCGGCGCGCGGAACGCCTCGATCCCGCATGCGCCCAGCGCGGCGATCACCCAGCCTTCCAGCGCGTGGACATAGCAGCGCACGTCGCGCTTCCGGGCGCGCAGGTCGAGCACGACATAGCCGATCCGCTGCCCGGGCCCGTGATAGGTGTACCGCCCGCCGCGCCCGGTGCGATGAACCGGAAAGCGCGGGTCGAGCAGCTCGCCGGCATCGGTCGCGCTGGTCCCGGCGGTATAGACGGGGGGATGTTCGAGCAGCCACACCAGCTCGCGCGCGCTGCCCGCGGTCACCGCCGCCGCCCGCGCCTCCATCGTCGCAAGCGCGTCGGCATAGTCGACGCGGCCCGGATCGACGCGCCATTCGATATTTGCAGTCATGCTGTCCCAAGTGCGCATCGCGGCGCGGTTGCGCAAGCATTGGCAAGCGGCGGGGGGGCAGCTAACACCGGCGCAAAGGGCGCCTGGGGAACGAAAAACTATGGTAAAGATGGGCACCGTCTGGGATCGGACGGCGGAGTTTCTGAGCGATAATATCGGCATGGTGTTGCCGGTTGCGCTGCTCGCCTTCTTCGTTCCCGCCTCGATCGAAGGCAATTTCGAAGCCGCGATGGCGGGCGGCAGCATCGCGCTGACCGCCGTGCTGCGCGGGTTGCAGCTCGCCTTCGCCGTCCTGTCGCTATGGGGCACGCTGACGCTGACGGCGATGGCGCTCGACCTGTCGGGCGAGACCACCGCAGGCCGGATCGGCGCGCAGCGGCTGGTGCCCGCGATCGTGGTGTCGCTGGTGCTGCTCGCGGCGGCGGTGGTGCTGGCGCTGCCGGTGCTGGGCATCCTCGTCGCAGGCGGCGTCGATCTCACCGCGATGGCGAGCGGCGCCATCCCCGAAGTCGACGGCCAGACCGCCGGGATCGCCTCGCTATATCTGCTCGTGCTGTTCGTCGCGATGCTGTGGATCGGCGCGCGGCTGATCGTGACGACGCCGGCGATCGTCCGCGAGAATCGCTGGCTCAGCGCGATCCGCCAGTCGTGGCGGCTGACGCGCGGATCGACGCTGCGCATCGTCGGCGTGATCCTGCTCTATGCGCTGGTGAGCTGGGTGGCGCAGCTTGCGGCCAACACCGTGTTCGGCAGCATCTTCGCGCTGGTCGCGGGTGGCGACGGGCAGGGGGTGACGCTGGCGGGCGTGCTGACCTCGATCGTCACCGCGGCGGTGCAGACCGCGTTCATGGTGATCCTGCCCGCATTCGAAGCCAAGCTCTACCTCGCGCTCACTGCACAGGCGGGGCTGCGCAGCACCGATTCGCTGGCATGAAGTTCACCCTTGCCGGAATCTTCGTCGCCGCGGCGGCGATGTGGCGCGCCGAACGCGAGTTGCTGCTGGCGCTGGGCGGCGTGTTCTTCGCGCTGCCGATGCTGGCGATGACGCTGATGCTCGCCGCCAGCGGCTTTCCCGGCGCGATCCAGCCCGAACAGGCCGGCGCGGCGATGGAGGCATTCTATGCGGCCAATCTGATCCCGCTGCTGTGCGCCAACGCCGTGCTCGATTTCGGCACCTTCGCGGTGCTCAATCTGTTCCTCCAGGGTGGCGGCCGGACGCTCGGCGAAGTGCTGGTGGCGTCGCTCAAGCGCTTCGTGCCGTTCCTGCTGATCAGCTATCTGGCCAGCATGGCGGTGGGGCTCGGGCTCTCGCTGCTCGTCTTTCCGGGGCTGTTCCTGTTCGCGCGCAGCTGGCTGATCGGGCCGGCCTATGCTGCCGCGCCCGAGGCCGGGGTGATGGCCGCGGTCCGCAACGGGATTCGCCGGAGCGCGGGGCTCAACTGGGTCACGATCCTCGCGGCGAGCTTCCTGGTGGTGCTCGCGGCGTTGTTCGCGATCCTGACGGCGACCGCGTTGGTGGCGCTGCTCGGCAGTTTCGTGAGCGAGAGGGTGGTGTCGGTGATCGGCTATATCCTCATCGCCGCGGGCGGCGGGCTCGCCTGGACCTTCCTCGCGGTGCTGCGCGTCGCCGCCTATCGCGCCGCGTCGCGCGATACCGGGGCCAGCAGCGGGATGTGAGGCGCGGCGTCGGCGGGGAGCACCCCGGCGACCCGCGGATCGGCAAAGGTCTCGACCGTGCGCTTATAGGCGACGAAGCCCTGCCGCCGGTAGAAACCCAGCGCTGCGGGATGGTCGAGCGTGCAGGTATGCACCCACACCCGCCGCACCCCGGCCCGCCACGCGCGCGCCAGCGTCGCCGCCATCAGCGCAGGCCCCAGCCCGGCGCCGGTACGCTCGGGCACCAGCGCGAAATAGGACAGCTCGCATTGCCCCGCGACGCGGAAGTCCAGCTCGACCATCCCGATCTCGGCGCCCGCGGCATCGATCGCAGCGAACACCTCGACTCGCGGATCGTCGAGGATGCGGCGCAGCTCCACCTCGGCCAGCACCAGCCGCGAGAACCACAGCCAGCGCGCGCCCACCCGGCGGAACAGCGCCCGATAGCGATCGCTGTCGGGCACAGGCCAATGTTCCAGCGCGACCGGCGAGGGCCCTGCGTCGCCCCGGGCCTCGGGCGG from Sphingomonas hengshuiensis encodes the following:
- the hslO gene encoding Hsp33 family molecular chaperone HslO, producing MTNIAPTTDPATTDLDRVIGFTIPGRHARGRVARLGPVLHAILSAHAYPPVIERLLAESLTLTALLGTTLKNAEGQMTLQAQTEKGIVSLMVCDYKDGELRGYVKFDAERLARLGKNPSLHALFNKGYLAITFDQVTTKERYQGIVPLDGETIAQAAESYFLQSEQIPSVVRLGVRRDAQGMLIAGGIFLQHLPEGEVGRERLHVRLDHPEWQHVEAMGATMGADELADPALPLETLVWRLFNEEPEVRLLGGTSLARGCRCDATYIQQVLTKFPETERAEMADENGVISVDCAFCSTKFPIALADFVPDAL
- a CDS encoding DUF3617 domain-containing protein, which produces MGLGRLLRPAVAGALLVVSAAGAARPAPVAQQAVPAAMSKIALGQWELKARDAGSRTLCLTHRATLIQLVHGTAQCSQVVMESSPNSATVRYSCPGRGQGRTTIIVETPQLINIDTQGVIDGEPFTAQFEGRRVGACR
- the queC gene encoding 7-cyano-7-deazaguanine synthase QueC — protein: MTQSIAIALVSGGLDSMVSAARAREDGHRLLALSIDYNQRHQVELAAARRIATMLGAERHVVLPLDLRAFGGSALTADIDVPKEGVGTDIPVTYVPARNTIFLSLALGWAEAVGARDLYIGVNALDYSGYPDCRPEFIAEFEKLAEVATKAGVEGHPFRIQAPLQHMTKADIVRETVRLGLDAGMSWSCYDPAPGSLHCGRCDSCRLRAKGFEEAGVPDPTRYAAA
- the queE gene encoding 7-carboxy-7-deazaguanine synthase gives rise to the protein MGYAVKEMFLTLQGEGVNAGARAVFVRFAGCNLWSGREVDRASAVCRFCDTDFVGVDGLGGGRFADADALAAAAEAHWGGGAEARFVVLTGGEPMLQVDDALVDALHARGFRIAIESNGTLPVHPGIDWVCISPKAGSVVVQQRGDELKLVWPQPGSDIDAIERWDFAHFLVQPLDSAEADANRDAAIALAMARPKWRLTVQAHKLLGLR
- the lipB gene encoding lipoyl(octanoyl) transferase LipB; translation: MTANIEWRVDPGRVDYADALATMEARAAAVTAGSARELVWLLEHPPVYTAGTSATDAGELLDPRFPVHRTGRGGRYTYHGPGQRIGYVVLDLRARKRDVRCYVHALEGWVIAALGACGIEAFRAPGRIGIWTLDGGREAKIGAIGVRIRQWVTLHGFAINLSPDLSHFGGIVPCGIAEFPVTSAARLGIPLTPHAFDSALAATFSPFLDDLAV
- a CDS encoding glycerophosphoryl diester phosphodiesterase membrane domain-containing protein translates to MGTVWDRTAEFLSDNIGMVLPVALLAFFVPASIEGNFEAAMAGGSIALTAVLRGLQLAFAVLSLWGTLTLTAMALDLSGETTAGRIGAQRLVPAIVVSLVLLAAAVVLALPVLGILVAGGVDLTAMASGAIPEVDGQTAGIASLYLLVLFVAMLWIGARLIVTTPAIVRENRWLSAIRQSWRLTRGSTLRIVGVILLYALVSWVAQLAANTVFGSIFALVAGGDGQGVTLAGVLTSIVTAAVQTAFMVILPAFEAKLYLALTAQAGLRSTDSLA
- a CDS encoding GNAT family N-acetyltransferase encodes the protein MGLTPVRDDQIATVVTALEMRAPPEARGDAGPSPVALEHWPVPDSDRYRALFRRVGARWLWFSRLVLAEVELRRILDDPRVEVFAAIDAAGAEIGMVELDFRVAGQCELSYFALVPERTGAGLGPALMAATLARAWRAGVRRVWVHTCTLDHPAALGFYRRQGFVAYKRTVETFADPRVAGVLPADAAPHIPLLAPVSRDAAR